Proteins encoded within one genomic window of Alosa alosa isolate M-15738 ecotype Scorff River chromosome 24, AALO_Geno_1.1, whole genome shotgun sequence:
- the LOC125289926 gene encoding uncharacterized protein LOC125289926, with amino-acid sequence MEKIDGDLSQCSLSWSVLQYFVQHSKTPITIDPQRIQCNVLKIVELLKIPNKIHFKGVRGPFVKDFLREIYKQRAGHLVIQLTKSFYNEISLREEQLDPTDFDALRFALHYSDGIRLDLTDAIIPLEDIGNALTLLHRVLKLRVDQKLLIKLIHASVVSNEQKKVTVSLLRALQYKLDFSGQNEIYFSAEDCRAISNAICCASDVKLKIQLTIRDCQVEESGMEELLPILHKVVFSFDKTLLKQFLSTMLHCSELELRNCASAILKAVGNELDLSHVQLDTGLCKALGLVLEQCNELSKMDFSYCQLTDERLDHLLPHLHKAQVVK; translated from the exons ATGGAGAAGATTGATGGGGACCTTTCACAGTGCAGTCTGTCCTGGAGTGTACTTCAATACTTTGTTCAGCACTCCAAGACTCCAATTACTATAGACCCTCAGAGAATTCAGTGTAATGTGCTCAAGATCGTGGAACTTCTGAAGATTCCTAACAAAATACACTTCAAAGG AGTAAGAGGTCCATTTGTTAAAGATTTCCTGAGAGAAATCTACAAACAACGTGCAGGCCACTTGGTGATCCAACTGACCAAGTCGTTTTACAATGAGATCAGTCTTAGAGAAGAACAACTGGACCCTACCGACTTTGACGCCTTGCGCTTTGCACTCCACTATAGTGATGGCATCAGACTTGACCTCACAGATGCCATCATTCCATTAGAAGACATTGGGAATGCCCTAACACTTCTACACAGAGTGTTAAAACTTAG GGTTGACCAGAAGCTGCTGATTAAGCTCATCCATGCCAGTGTGGTTTCCAATGAGCAGAAGAAGGTGACTGTGTCTCTCTTGAGAGCGCTGCAATACAAACTGGATTTCTCCGGTCAGaatgaaatatattttagtGCAGAAGACTGCAGGGCCATCTCAAATGCCATCTGTTGTGCTAGTGATGTAAAACTCAAGATTCAGCTGACCATACGGGACTGCCAAGTGGAAGAATCTGGAATGGAGGAGCTACTTCCAATTCTCCACAAAGTAGTTTTCAG CTTTGATAAAACTCTCCTCAAGCAGTTCCTCTCTACCATGCTCCACTGTAGTGAACTGGAGTTGAGAAACTGTGCTTCAGCTATCTTAAAAGCTGTTGGGAACGAGTTAGACCTCAGTCACGTTCAGCTGGACACTGGGCTCTGTAAAGCACTGGGGCTGGTTTTGGAGCAGTGCAATGAACTCTCTAAGATGGACTTCAGTTACTGTCAACTCACAGATGAGCGCCTGGACCACTTGCTTCCACATCTGCACAAAGCACAAGTTGTAAAGTAA